Below is a window of Actinomycetes bacterium DNA.
GCAGCGTTCGGCGGCTACAAGATCTCCGGCGTCGGCCGGGAGAACCACCGGATGATGCTCGACCACTACAGCCAGACGAAGAACCTCCTCGTCAGCTACAGCACCGAACCCCTCGGGTTCTTCTGAGTCATGACCGACGTGAGCGCTCCCGAGCGCGTCACGGCAACCCCAGCGGCGCGCAGCGCACTTGCTGCGCTGCGCGCCGCCCGGGGCGGCCCAGTGATGTTCGTCCAGTCCGGTGGTTGCTGCGCCGGCAGCACCCCGATGTGCTTCCCCGACGGCGAGTTCGTCGTCGGCGACGTCGACCTGCTCCTCGGCGACATCGACGGCAGCCCGTTCTACATCGACCGCCGCCTCGACGAGGCCTGGAACCAGACCCTGTTCATCCTCGACGTCGAACCTGGACCTCCTGAGGACTTCTCGCTTGCCGCCGGCGACGACCTGCACTTCGTCACCCGCTCCTCCAGCTGTACCGCCCCACCCAACCCGTGACGCGTCGATGCGCGGCCCATGAAATGGCTGGTCCTCGTTGTTTGCGCGGGTCACACACAGCGAGGTTGTTCACAACAAACGATGGGTCTGAGTCGCTCGGCGAGGTTGCCGTGGAGGACCACGGGGCGGTGGCAGCCCTGCGGTGGCAGCCCTGAGAGTGTTCGGTGTGCGGTATTGACCGAACACCGAACGCCCTGCGACGATCTCCCGCCCTCGCCTGGCCACTCGCGCACCCCTTGGTCGTCGCGCTCGACCTCGCGCAAGATCCGGGCCGCGGCTCGGAGGCTCTCGACGCGTGGACGCCGCAACCACCCTGGCACCGTGTCTGGTAGCCCGGTCATCCCGACCGTCGAACTCATCGGCACCGGGATGTCGGCGATCGTTGCGGCCATCTCGATCACGGAGGCGACCAGGGGGAGCCCGGTGATCGTCGTGGGTGGACTCGCGCGGCGAAGTTGTTGGCCCACTCGACCAGGTGGTCAACGAGGCGAGCGACGTCGAACTCGGGGCAGGGCGTTGGCAGGTGCTCTTGGTCCGGGGTGACGGCGACAATGGTGGACTCCGTCTCGTCCAGGACGGACTCCAGGAGGTCTGCCTCGGACCGACTCAGTCGTCGAAACTACCGCGCTGACTCCGGGGACGGGGCGACAAGAAGCGCGCCGCCGGGTCGGCCCGCGTGCCCTCGAGGTCGGCGAGGAGACTCGAAGGCCCGCAACGAGGAGGTCACCATCAGCAACTACCGCAACTCCGCCGCCGCCGGCGGAGGCGCACTCTACCGCCTGGGCATCTTCTGGCCCGCATGGATGGTCAACGACGTGTTCCACGCGCTCGGTCACTGACCGAGCGGACTCGCGAGCACCTCTTGGCCTTGGCCGGCCGCGACCCTGCACGACGGGGCTGCCGCCAGATTCGTGGCGGGGAGCGGATCCGGGGTCGACGCAGCGCCCCCCACGGGCAAAGGCCGCACCACCAGAACCGGCCACCATCCTCAAGGGCCGGCTCGGCTTCGCACCATCAGTCTCGGATTCCCCGGCCCGTGAAGGCTTCCCTGCGGTCCGCGACGGTCGATCCGTGGCTACGGGGAGCGACGCAGACGCCACAGCCGCCCTGCGCGATGCCCTCGCCGAGGGTCCTTCGTCGGCAGTTCCGCGGAGCTCAGGACGACGCCCACCGGCAGCCATGACAATGAGCTGACATTGGTTTCGACCTGAGCCCCTGCGGGAGTCCTGGGGCAGTTCGGAGTGCTGGATGCCCGCGGCAGCGGTTGCGCTGTTCGCTTTGCTGGTCGTGGCCTACGTGAGCCAGTCGGACCGGCTGGAGCGCGCCCTTCTCACCGCGCCGATCGTCTTCACGGCAGCCGGGGCGGTCCTCGGGCTCACCGTGTTCCGCAGCGAGGTGGAGCCCGTCGCCCTCAAGGTCGTCGCCGAGGTGACGCTGACGCTGGTGCTCTTCCACGATGCCGCGCAGGTCCAGCCGCGCGAGCTGCGGTCGGACGCCGGCCTGAGCGCACGGCTGCTGCTCATCGGCCTGCCGCTCACCATCGCGGCCGGGTACGGTGCGGCCTTGCTGATCATCCCCGAGGGCTCGATGTGGCAGGCATTGCTGCTGGCTGCGGCGCTGGCTCCGACGGACGCCGGGCTCGGGGCGGCCACGGTGCTCAACCCGGTCGTGCCGGTCCGGGTCCGGCGCGTGCTCAACGTGGAGAGCGGCCTGAACGACGGCCTGGCAACACCGGTCGTCCTGTTCGCGATCAGCCTGGCCGGGACTGAGGCCGTGACGCCCAAGGAGGAGGTTCTGGTCGCCCTCCGTGAGCTGGCCCTGGGCGTGCTGGCGGGGGTGCTGCTGGCCGCGGCTGCTGGCCGCGTGCTGGCCTGGGCGAGACGTCGCGCGTGGATCCAGCCCGGGCTGCTGCCGGTGGCGACCCTGGCGGTCCCCCTGCTGTGCTACTACGGCTCCCTGA
It encodes the following:
- a CDS encoding DUF779 domain-containing protein, whose product is MTDVSAPERVTATPAARSALAALRAARGGPVMFVQSGGCCAGSTPMCFPDGEFVVGDVDLLLGDIDGSPFYIDRRLDEAWNQTLFILDVEPGPPEDFSLAAGDDLHFVTRSSSCTAPPNP
- a CDS encoding cation:proton antiporter, with translation MPAAAVALFALLVVAYVSQSDRLERALLTAPIVFTAAGAVLGLTVFRSEVEPVALKVVAEVTLTLVLFHDAAQVQPRELRSDAGLSARLLLIGLPLTIAAGYGAALLIIPEGSMWQALLLAAALAPTDAGLGAATVLNPVVPVRVRRVLNVESGLNDGLATPVVLFAISLAGTEAVTPKEEVLVALRELALGVLAGVLLAAAAGRVLAWARRRAWIQPGLLPVATLAVPLLCYYGSLTIHGNGFVAAFVAGTAFAAAGTRKPPSAAPDDQADEHPLELTARVSVFLGYAVWTLFGVVALAHLGELFTWRGLVFAVLSLTVLRMVPVALALLGTRLRRETVVFVGWFGPRGLASVVFALLAVESSTRDSELAPIIGSIATTVLLSVVLHGVTAEPWARRYGAWAERESPPVETFRSVEPTSGRGSRWAHLDHGGGAASDEGLTG